The window ACTCCATTATTTCTGTATTGTCAGAATCTTTTTCTGAAGGCTTTCTAATGATTTAAAGTCTTCTTGCAATTCCCATAATATTTAGTGACTAGTAAGTTTGTCATGTCTGacagcttttcttcctgctatatatatattctgTCCACACTGCAGTGGTGTACAAAGGGGTCACAACAGGCAAAACCACCTTTTTTGTGTACTGAAGCCATGGGAAAACACCTGGAGATACTGCTATCACAACCAATAATATTAGCTCggaaatcacagaaaaactGTTCCCATCACACTGAAAGAAATAGTCTGCATTACAACCTCTTCCTGAATATGTATAGTATTTTAAGCCTTTAATCCCACATGTGCCTATTACTGCTCTTCTGTGAATCTGACTTAAGCCAAAAAAATGGTCTGAATTCCAGATGTTTGGTTCTATAACATATTCAGACATTTGTTTCACTTTCTACTTAACAGAAGAAGTAGCAGAATTACAGAGTTCAAGGTAAACATTTGGAAGGAATGATAATTTTCTCACCTAAAGGTGAAGATTGTCTTCTGGAATGAAGCAGCATTAAGAGTATTGAGTAATAAATGCTGCTGTTTGGGGTAATTATCACATACACAAACACTGTTTATCTAattggaaaaaatccaaaactcaAATTTTTTTTAGATCACTTTATTTACAAGCAAACTGAAACCTGTGGTTGCTGTTCAATCACTGTCATCAAAGAAACGCTGGGAAGAGTTTCCTGAGCTTCTTTTGTGGCTGCACCTCTCACCACTGAACAATGTTTCTTTCTGGCAGTTTTCCTCTTATATAGggaataaatgcatttttatgtgaCAAGTCCTCCTCTGGCTTCTTTATGCTCCTCCCATTCTTTCTTAATGGCGTGAATAGCTGCATGTCTTGCTTGTGAGCCACAAACTTCACCTCCTCCTCAGACTGGCTCCCTACCTGTTCCCCCAGCCTTTGAGTGCCCAGATTTCCTGTCACTAATTCAATATTTCTTCCTGAATTGCACTCTTGGGTGAAAAGGTTAATCAGACAGGAAAAGGAGATGTGTTACAAAGGAGGAAGCTCACAAATAACTTGTTAATTAGGAATGATGGGAAAGGAAGTGCAGGGAAAGTTCGTGACACTGCAGCTTAGTGAGGCTTTGTGACATGCTCAAACAAAGCACTAGACCTTTAAAAGCTCCTACTCATAATGGTGTGAAAGGCTATTAGAGAACACATCCAGCAAGAGCTCAGTCAGATCTTCAAACGGGAGATCTTGTGAAATGCACACAGAAGCAAAACTGCTGCTGACTTTTTAAGAAGAGCAGCACATTATCTGTGGATACACCATGTCATAATTTCTGCCAGACAACTCATTTAGGGCTATCAGGGATTCTGTGTCTTTGGAAATATTTAGACTAAGGCTGGATGTTCTGGTGGAAGATCATTGATGGTGTCTATACCTCTCATGATGGTCCCTTCTTTCTGTTCCTAAATTCCTCATCTTGTACAGAAACTGTTTAATGTCACCAAATACTTCAGGTTGAGGAAAAGTAGAAATTgtttctgtgcagctctggaaaaaCACAAGCCAGTTGAAGTTACAGTTACCAAAGGCTACCCCACCTGTGTATAACAGCTCTCAAAGGTGTTGAGATCAGCgccattttccatttccccacAGATGGAGAAACTGAGACAAAAGACTCTGGTCTGCTCTAAATTCCAGGTGCCAAGTAGACAGGATTCAGCTGGTTGACTCCTGTCTCACTCCCAACCCACTGCCTCTGCATTAGCAGGGTGGCACATTGCCCTCTCAATTTCCCTGGAAATATCTAAAATGTGCAAAATTTCTCAGTTCCAAGTCTGGATATGTACCCTTGCTGCATTCCCAGTGCCTGTGGGGAGATGCTCCTGGTGTGACCTTCACCTCTCCCTTATGGACACTTTCCATGGGGTAAAACATGAGTTGGGGGAGTTACAGATTCCCAGTGTAAACAAAGGGAATGGGGAGTAAGGAATGTGCCATCTTGGCAGCCTAGATGCACCTTGGAGACCGTGGTCAGATGGAGCTGGTCAGTCTTGGCCTCATAGAACCATAGAACAATTTGAGATGGACTTTTAAGATCATCCTtttccaagcccctgccatgggcagggacaccttccactagaccaggctgctcaaagccccctccaacctgaccttgaatgtttccaggcatggagcatccacagcttctctaggcaacctgtgccagtgcctcaccaccctcacagtaaataatttcttccttatgtctaatctaaacctactctctttcaatttgaagccattcctgCTTGTCCTACTTCTACCTGCCCTTGTAAAAAtgtcctttccagctctcttgtagcccctATAGGCACTGGAAAATGCtgtaaggtctccctggagctttctctctccaggctgaacagtcccagctctctcagacagCAATGTGAttcagccctctgagcatctttgtCACCCTCTTCTCCTCTGTAACATGGCCTGACCAATGCAGTGCTGCCATTCCCTCTGGGAATAACATTGAAATCTCCTGAAACGCAGGAGAGAACCAGTGTTTCTCAGAGCTGCACCGCCCATGTTGCCCCACGCAGTGCTCACCCCCAGgtgacagccacagctcctgaagacagcagctcagagggagTCATGGCTGCCAAGTAGCTCACGTTTACCAGCAAATACAGGCATGTAACCAAAGGAATGGCAATCatcagagctctgggaagggtCACCTGGAAAAGGGATGACAGCAGTGTTAGGTGCAGCactgtgttttttttgtttgatttggttttgccACCACCCACATCTCTCATTGAAATTCCTCCACTTCCTAAACCTTTCCTCAGAACAAGACCAGAACATAGATCCAGATTCACATGGCAGCTTTCACACCAGTCTCATACGGTTCCAAAGTTAGtctgaaaaaccccacaaccaaccaaacaaaataattcaaacaaAAAGAACCCACCAAATCTTATTAAAAAGATTTTGATTTGTAGCTGCCTGAGAtgccttttgcatttttctttattattttaatattgattTATTTGTTATTAGTATGTTATGTCTCCTGGTGTCCTGCATCTTCCCATAAACACCTCACTGCCCTGGACAAAGTTCCAGTGTATGTTGTATCACATTTAACTACTCTACAGTTTAAATCAAAACAGGGGTTTGATCTCAAAATCTCAAAGGGGATTTGCACtaggaaggaaatatttatttttcttagtggCAGGATTGTGTCTTAGAACACCACAGGATCATTTTAAGACTCAATAAAATCAACAGTGTCTTATGCAACTGAAAATACTGGGAAATGGCAACTGTATGCATCTAAGAACATGAAATATCAGTTTTTGCATTCCCCACTCTCAACACAGGACAAGCTACAACAATTCCTAATGGTGGTGTCTCCACTCTGGAAGGGCCTGAATATCAGTGCTCACAATCCTATGGGAGAGAGTGGCCCTGGGATCTTTGCTGCCATTTAGGTTAATATTTAACTGTATATTTGCATTTGATCTGTAGGATCTTGTGTGCTGCACTGGTATAAAGCACACTCTATAAACTCGGCACTCACATAACTCTTGCAAAATAGGAGTTGTtcactgctgcagtgtttgATCTGTGAAAATGGGTAATATGGCACAGAGAAGGTGATGTGAGATGCAGGTGAGCTACTTCAGTGCCTATAGCATGGACTGCACAATGCTAAAATATAGATGTTTAAAGACGGGGATTCTTCACAGAGTTAGATTCCCTTTCCAGTGAGGCTTGGCTTTCTCTGAAGTTGCCCCTCAATGCAACAGGGAGAGATAAAGTAGTTTTCTAAAGCACAGATTATGGATCAAGTCTTTACGAAAATACATGTTGTTAAGAATCCTTTATGGATTATAGCAGTGAGTGCTTTTCTGAATAAATCTAGGTGTCTACAGTGAGATCCTCTAAACACTAAGAAAAACTTCATCTCCAAAATATCCAAGTGCTGCctaataatttctttccagtcAATGGGTTATTTTAGGACTTTTATAGGACCACAAGAtagtttggcttggaagggccCTTAAGATTATCTAGTTCAAATCTCCATGCAATGAACAGGGGTTCCTTCCACTACACcaagttgctcaaagccccacaCAAGCTGGCTTTGAACGCTTCTGGGGATGGGGCATCCGCAATGTCTCTTGTgtcagtgtctcaccaccctcactgtaaatCCCTTGATTACCACTCTTAACACAATCACAGATAGAATCAAACATATTAACAGTAGGATTAAGTAAGTAAAACCCAGCTTGCTTGTTCACTCACCTCAGGCTTCTTCAGTTCTTCAGTTACATAATTTAAGTTGTTCCATCCATCATAGGACCAGAGCCCCTGGTAAAACGCCATTCCAACTGCCCCAATACCTGCAGTGGTGCCTTGGAAACCATTCTGAAAACTCTGAGTTTGTCCCTTGGCAAGCAGCACCAACCCACCCACCACGATCACCAACAAAGCCAAGAGTTTGGCAGCTGTAAAAATGTTCATAACAGATGTTGCCAGCCTCACGTTGAGGCAGTTGATGATAGTTAAAATCAggatgcaggcagcagctgtaCATTTGACAGCAACCTGTGGAGATGAGCAACCTGGGTAGAACGGTGCAGTGGCATACTCAGCAAAGCTCAGACAGACAGCTGCCAAACTAGCTGGTCTCACCAGGATGACAGAAGTGTAGgcaaaaaggaaagcaggaaaggaaccaaaaatcctcaaaatgtAAATATAGTCTCCTCCAGACTCTTTAATTATTGTTCCCAGCTCAGCGTACGACAAGGCTCCAAACATGGCCAGGAGACCACATGCTGCCCAGAtcagcaggctgctggcagggttCCCCATGTGGTGCAGTACCCACTCAGGGGACATAAAGATCCCTGAGCCTATCATGGTACCTGCAATTAATGACACGCCGCTGATCAGGCCGACCTCTTGTTTCAGTCTTaacttctccttcccttcagtCAGATCTGTGGATGAATGGAGTGGAGCTGTTGCCTTCCTTTCCCTCATTGTGGAAATGTTAGGAGACAGGAGATGTTGTAAGGAGAGAATCTGAAAAAGGATTAAGGCATTTGAATAAGGACTACCTCAGGCTTTAAGATTTAGTTAATAATTACAAAAGTCACACTGAACGCTGTTAAGAAGCACAAACCTATCTTCTGCATTTCACATTCTTTCATTACCCATCTTATCTTGGTAATTTATTATGCCAAGTTTGATTATCCCTGAATCTCATTGCAAGCAATGGTAATGGATAGTATCCAGCATGACCTCAAAATCACTCAGCATGTTACTGGACTGTGATCCTGGTTATCTCTCCTTTAAATCACGCCTCAAACAGCATGTGAAATAAGGCTCAGGTAAGCAAAGTCCCCATGCAAATCTGTACTTTATTCTTTGCTGAAAAGTCAATGTACAAGTACTTGCCTCAGTGCTCAATCGTATTTTCATTCTTCACCTTAACATGATCAAACAAACAGGTCTGCTGGCCAACATGCAAAGGCTTTGCTCAACAAGGAACATTTCCAGTGTCTTGATCAAAGAAAGGTTTTGCTAAAAACAGTCCAGAGACACTTTTTCTGCACTGCAGTAGGGGGCAATATGAGCTTTTTTCAACTTTAGGAAGTGGAGGTGGAGAAATGTGAAAAGGCTACAATTACATTTTTCCAGGGCCTTTTTACCATTGTACATAAGGTGTGCACAATCCTACCAGACCACAATCTTCAGAGCACTTTGTCACAGCTCATAGTAGACACATTTCAATGCACACATGACAGAAACGTGGCACAAGCTTTTGAAGATACCCCTGACCCTTACTTAGATACCTAACACATAAAATTCCAGACCTTGAGGCAGGTTCTGCTATAAATATGACTATTACAGTGCATGAGAGTGTATTTTGTGATCTGAGATGTGTACGAAGTAGAGTGGAAGGGAACTTCCACATGGATTCCTTGAACTAACTTGAACTAAACTTTACTGGACAGTTATTGTCCTTGGAGGTCTCTTGCAAACTTCTGTTGTGATAAGAACCAGAAGTGAGACCTTTCTCTGCCCTTCACGGCAACCATAGATCTTGAATCTTTAAAACTATCTGTTCTTCTCATATATTTGAGCTAAAAAAGCATGACTATAAACAGAGCAGTATTTATATTGTTTCTCTAAAAATTCCTTCTAAATAATTTAGACTtctctttctttgcctttttgcaaaaaaaaaaaaaaaaaaatctaactaGCTTTGCAACTCTCTGCAAGAAGAGTCAAGGGTAACTCTTGGACCCTTAACAGAACTCATGGGTCCACATGAAAAACAACACATAAAAGTCATACAGTTTCTCATGCTAAAGCAAATAAAGGTGCTCAAATTTTATCATCAAGCTGAAGGACTTAAATTCtctaaagaaggaaaaagctctCAAATCTCATTAAAAAGTAGAGGGGTTTAGAGTATAAATGTTATTATTAGATTAAGGAATCAATGAAAAAAGTTTGCTGGGTTTCGGAAAGGATTTCAGGAGCTATTCCTAATATCACCTCTCTAGTATTCACTAGGAAATGGATGCCAGTTGGTTTTCTCCTAATTTCAAAGTCCCTTATAGAAATTCACAGCTGATCAAGAGGTAGCTGCAACAAAAGTGAAAGCTTATACTTTATCTGTCAAGTAGGTTTTTTAAGCTTTCCCAGCAAAGGTGTGAGTTCTGAGAATAAACATATACCTTGTACTGCAAGGGTGCAAATTAACACATTTCAAGTTAATGGTTTGCAAAGTGGTTGAGAACTTGGAGGGAGGCATCCCAGTAATGCAGagtattttggtttgtttttactAAGTGACAGCGCTCTTCTTGTCTAGTTTAGCTATTTGTAGTGTATTCTTCTTTAAATTGCAAATGACACTGTAAGGCAATGCAGGAATCCTTTAGGGGTTCAAAGgtctagggtttttttcctgcactaCTGACACTCCTGTGTGCATCAACACATGTATTATGTATACCAATCCTTATTGAAAACAAAGGCACAAAATatggttaaaacaatgctgaaGGAAAATTTCATATGACTACAGCTAGTTAAGTGTCCTTCTAGTAAAGCTATACATATATTTCTCTAACTCTTCTGTTTTAATGAAGGAACTTCTATTCTGAAGTGTAAATGCAAGGTTCTTGGAGGGGATTTTTTCAAACCTTTACTGTTCTTGCTCCTAGAAATGAGTAACTTTTAATCTAATgtagtagggaaaaaaaaattagaatgtCTTCCAACCTAATCacgtaaaaaaaaaattctgtaaggCCTCTCATATAATGAGAATTAATTAACTGGTATGTCAATAGCCTCAGTCAATTACTAGAGGGAAGTCTATTTCCAATCCCAGATTCATTGTTACTGAGTTCTAACTGCTTCCACCTAAAGTAATAAGGAATCTAATTAATAATGATAAGAACTTGAGGATATTCCTGTGGAAGCTAAGTAGTCTAATtgctttggaatttttttcccattgtcttgttctttttttgacTGATATtagcagcaaggagcagcagcagatagTTTACTCAAATGAATTGTCACAATTATAATTTGTCAAAACTGAGTGTGGAAAAGGGCAACTCACTGCTCCCTTCCCAAAGGGAGAGGTATAAGAAGGAGTAAAAAATACAAGTTCTGCCTTCTTCTCGTGTAGAGTAGCAGAGCTTTGCTGTTC of the Camarhynchus parvulus chromosome 3, STF_HiC, whole genome shotgun sequence genome contains:
- the LOC115902500 gene encoding b(0,+)-type amino acid transporter 1-like gives rise to the protein MVAVKGRERSHFWFLSQQKFARDLQGQSTMRERKATAPLHSSTDLTEGKEKLRLKQEVGLISGVSLIAGTMIGSGIFMSPEWVLHHMGNPASSLLIWAACGLLAMFGALSYAELGTIIKESGGDYIYILRIFGSFPAFLFAYTSVILVRPASLAAVCLSFAEYATAPFYPGCSSPQVAVKCTAAACILILTIINCLNVRLATSVMNIFTAAKLLALLVIVVGGLVLLAKGQTQSFQNGFQGTTAGIGAVGMAFYQGLWSYDGWNNLNYVTEELKKPEVTLPRALMIAIPLVTCLYLLVNVSYLAAMTPSELLSSGAVAVTWGDKVLGSWAWLISLSVALSTFGSSNGTFFSGGRVCYIAAREGHMPDILSMAHVRRLTPSPALLFTSAMSLIMIISGSFTSIVNFFSFMAWLFYGMSISGLLYLKIKKPELPRSYKVPIIIPIIVLMAAVYLVLAPIIDQPQIEILYIVLFIFSGIIFYFPLVRFKYHPRFLQRVTLHLQLLLEVAPTTRDAN